The sequence TGGCCATTGACCCGAGTGTTGGAAGCTTAAATAAATACCTTTTAAACATTGCCAAATCGGACACCTACAACCGGATGAAACAAGATGTTTGGGAAGGACTTGGAAAGCTGGATGGGTTTGGTAAAAAAACACGTCGTTTTATTCAAAAGAATCAACATGCCTTAAAAAACATGATCTTAAAAGAGAATAATCTGTTTGAGGCATTCAATTTCAGGTATTTTGGCCCCATTGACGGGCATGATGTTGTTTATCTTGCCAAGGTGTTTAACGATCTGAAAGACATACCCGGTCCGAAATTGCTTCACGTAATTACCCAAAAAGGAAAGGGTTTCAAACTAGCCGAACAGGATCAAACCAAATGGCATGCCCCCGGTATTTTCGATAAGGAAACCGGTGAAATATATAAATGCGATTGCTCGGTAGACAAAGCACCCAAATTTCAAAATGTATTTGGCGATACCCTGGTAGAACTCGCCGAACAGAATGAAAAAATTGTTGGAATTACTCCGGCAATGCCTACCGGATGCTCGATGAACAAAATGATTGAAAAAATGCCCGACCGCGCATTTGATGTTGGTATTGCAGAGCAACACGCAGTAACTTTCTCGGCAGGACTTGCTGCCCAGGGAATGGTTCCGTTTTGCAATATCTACTCCACCTTTATGCAGCGCGCTTACGATCAGGTAGTACACGACGTAGCCATTCAAAACCTACCGGTTATTTTCTGTCTCGATCGTGGTGGTCTGGTTGGAGAAGACGGACCAACTCATCATGGTGTTTTCGACATTGCCTATATGCGCTCGGTTCCGAATATGATTGTATCGGCGCCAATGGACGAAGTTGAACTGCGGAACCTGATGTACACCGCTCAACTTGACGAAAATAATCAACCGTTTTCAATACGTTACCCACGTGGTTGTGGAATTATTGCTGACTGGCAAAAAGAATTTGAAAAAATTGAAATTGGAAAAGGTCGCAAATTATCCGACGGCACCGACATTGCTCTGTTGTCCATTGGTAAATCTGGAATTTTTGCACAACGCGCCGTAAAAAGCCTGGCCAAAAAAGATATTTCGGCAGCCCATTTCGATATGCGCTTTGTAAAACCGCTCGATACCGAAATGCTTACCGAAATAATGCAAAATTTCGATCAGGTTATCACCATCGAAGACGGTGCTATTCAGGGAGGATTCGGAAGTGCTGTTCTTGAATTTATGGCAGAAAACGGCTTCACCAATAAAATTAAAATTCTGGGAATTCCCGATAAATTTATTGAACACGGAACTCCCGACGAACTGTACAAAGAATGTGGCATTGATACAAAAGGTATTGTTCGAACAGCCAGGAAATTAGTCGGCGCTACAAAAGTTGGTTAAGCAAAATACACGGATATAACTTTCGGGACACACAAATTTTTCAAAAATCCGGCATTCCAATTATCAGTATAATATTTTTATCTTTAAGTCGTTCTGAAGAGTGTACTTAAAAACCATTTGCATTGGACATCTATCTTAAAAGACGACGGGGAAAAATCTTGCTGCTTATTATCGCTGTGCTAATTGGAGTCGCATCGTTGTTGTACACCAACTGGCTCACAAAAAAAATGGCTACCGAAGAACGAAACAAAGTTGAAATTTGGGCCGAAGCAATAAAAGGTATCAACAATGCAACAATAGAAATTACCACGCCGGAAATGACGCAGCTTCAAACACGGTACCTGCAGTTTCTGGGAATGGTTAGTGAGAAAAATACAACTATCCCTATCTTGATTTTAAATCCGGACGGAACATTCAACACCGACCGAAATATAACCTATCGCGAGGACAAGAAAGAGGAAGTACTGCGGCGCGAACTGGAAAAAATGCAGGATTACGCTGCCCCTATAACAATTGATTTAGGTGATGATTATAAATTAATGTTGTATTATCGCGAATCGACATTACTTCGCAACCTGAGGTTGTACCCGATAATCCAACTAATTGTTATCCTGATTTTTATAGTTGTAGCATATTTTGCATTTAATGCCACCAACCAGGCTGAACAAAACCAGGTTTGGGTGGGCATGTCGAAAGAAACAGCACACCAACTGGGCACACCAATCTCGTCGTTAATGGCCTGGATAGAATTGCTAAAGCTAAAAGATGTCGATCCGAATTTGATAAAAGAATTGGAGCAAGACACAGCCCGACTGGAACGAATAACAGAACGTTTTTCAAAAATTGGCTCGAAACCTGAATTACTGCGTGTAAACCTTATCGAAGTGCTTGACTCGGCTGTTTCGTACCTGAAACGGCGCTCATCGGAGAAAGTAAAATTTGAACTGAATTACGACACAACAGCCAATATTGAAACTCCGCTAAACGGCGCCCTGTTTTCGTGGGTTATCGAAAACCTGTGCAAAAATGCAATTGACGCAATGGGAAACAATGGCACCATTACTATTCATGTAAAAGAGAAAGGTAACCAGGTAAACATTGATCTCACCGACACCGGTTGCGGCATTTCTAAAAATCATCAGAAATCAATTTTCCATCCAGGTTTCTCTACCAAAAAACGTGGTTGGGGTTTAGGACTGTCATTGGCCAAACGAATTGTTGAAATTTATCATAACGGTAAAATTTTCATCAAATGGTCGGAGCAGGGAAAAGGAACTACATTTAGAATTATTCTGAACAAATAAACTCCGACATTTTTTAAACCCCCATTTTTTTAATCTTATACAATTGTCGCTCAAACAGTTAATTACAGCCCCTAATTGTATGCTTAACAATATGCAACTGTTCTAGTCTATTCTTTTCCATTATACATCTAGGATTTTTAACAAATTTTATATATCATTGCCGCATTATTGTATGATTTACAATAAGACTATTAAACTAAAACTATCAAATATGAACAGATTAAGATTAGACTATTTTATAGTGTCTACGTGGCATGCCCCACCCGAACCCCAGTGTGTTTCCAATTAATAAATGTTTTCAGGTCTTAGTAACTGTCAGGAAATTGTTTTCCAGATTTAGTACGAAGCTTTTCTTATATAAATGTGTGGATTTGAAGCGAATAGCTACAGTCATTTAAGCGCAAACCAAAGCGGTTAAGAGGAAAGACGAATTACAAAATGAAAGGAAAATTCCTAACACTTACTTAATTACTCAATAAATAATCAAATAATTAATCTATGAGAAAAATGAAAGTTAGCAGAAAGTTCTTCTGGAATTTTTCTAAGTTAAAAATCATGCTGGCTTTTGGGCTAAGCATGGCATTGATGCTGTCGACTAGTTTGTATGCCAATGCCGAGAAGGTAGATGGTCAGCAAAAAAAGACAGTTTCAGGTACAGTTGTTTCGGCTGAGGATAATGCACCGGTAATTGGTGCTACCGTTAGTGTTGAAGGTACCACGAATGGTACAGTTACAAACATTGATGGTGAATTCTCACTCAGTGTTGATGCAACTGATGTTCTTGTATTCTCTTTTATCGGTTACACAACACAACGTGTGCCGGTTGGCGATCAAACTTCCTTTACCATTACCTTACAACAAGACGTTACCGACCTTGAAGAGGTAGTTGTTGTAGGCTATGGTGTACAGAAGAAAAAACTGGTTACTGGTGCAACTGTTCAGGTTTCTGGAGAAAACCTTCAGAAAATGAGTACATCAAGTGCACTTGGTGCATTACAAAGCCAGACTCCGGGTGTAAACATTACACAAAGTTCAGGTCAACCGGGTGAAGGTTTTAAAGTTACAATCCGTG comes from uncultured Draconibacterium sp. and encodes:
- the dxs gene encoding 1-deoxy-D-xylulose-5-phosphate synthase, which translates into the protein MDNVKGKLLESINNPDDLKKLPTEQLEDVCKELRDYIIDVVSTNPGHFGASLGVVELTVALHYVYNTPYDQLIWDVGHQAYGHKILTGRRNKFDTNRKFKGISGFPKRAESEYDAFGVGHSSTSISAALGMAIASKIKGEKERKVVAVIGDGAMSGGMAFEALNNAGGENADILVILNDNNMAIDPSVGSLNKYLLNIAKSDTYNRMKQDVWEGLGKLDGFGKKTRRFIQKNQHALKNMILKENNLFEAFNFRYFGPIDGHDVVYLAKVFNDLKDIPGPKLLHVITQKGKGFKLAEQDQTKWHAPGIFDKETGEIYKCDCSVDKAPKFQNVFGDTLVELAEQNEKIVGITPAMPTGCSMNKMIEKMPDRAFDVGIAEQHAVTFSAGLAAQGMVPFCNIYSTFMQRAYDQVVHDVAIQNLPVIFCLDRGGLVGEDGPTHHGVFDIAYMRSVPNMIVSAPMDEVELRNLMYTAQLDENNQPFSIRYPRGCGIIADWQKEFEKIEIGKGRKLSDGTDIALLSIGKSGIFAQRAVKSLAKKDISAAHFDMRFVKPLDTEMLTEIMQNFDQVITIEDGAIQGGFGSAVLEFMAENGFTNKIKILGIPDKFIEHGTPDELYKECGIDTKGIVRTARKLVGATKVG
- a CDS encoding HAMP domain-containing sensor histidine kinase, yielding MDIYLKRRRGKILLLIIAVLIGVASLLYTNWLTKKMATEERNKVEIWAEAIKGINNATIEITTPEMTQLQTRYLQFLGMVSEKNTTIPILILNPDGTFNTDRNITYREDKKEEVLRRELEKMQDYAAPITIDLGDDYKLMLYYRESTLLRNLRLYPIIQLIVILIFIVVAYFAFNATNQAEQNQVWVGMSKETAHQLGTPISSLMAWIELLKLKDVDPNLIKELEQDTARLERITERFSKIGSKPELLRVNLIEVLDSAVSYLKRRSSEKVKFELNYDTTANIETPLNGALFSWVIENLCKNAIDAMGNNGTITIHVKEKGNQVNIDLTDTGCGISKNHQKSIFHPGFSTKKRGWGLGLSLAKRIVEIYHNGKIFIKWSEQGKGTTFRIILNK